CGCTACTACGTGCGTGGGGTCGCCTTCGGGGACGGCCGACGCCCGGTCGGCCAGCCCCTGAAGGGCGCCCTGGAGAAGGCCGGCCTTCCGCCCGGAGTGTGGATGGGGCGGGGCCTGGCCGCGCTCGGGCTCACCGCCGGGCAGACGGTGACCGAGCGACAGATGGAGTTGGTCTTCGGGCAGCTCCGGCACCCGGACGCCGACCGGATCGAGCGCGAGCTCCTGGACGACGGCGCCGCCCCGGAGGCGGCCCGCTTGGCCACCGTCCTCGGGCAGCCGATCGAAGAGATCGAGGGACGCAAGGCGACCCCCTTGTTCGCGCTCGACTACACCTTCCGGGCGCAGGCGTCCCTGATCGTGCTGTGGGCGCTGGGAGACGACCACACCCGGCGCGTCATCGAGCGGGCGCACGAGCGGGCCATCGCCACCGCGCTGCGCTGGCTCGAGGATGAGGTCGCAGAGACCCGGTGGTCGTCGGGCCGTCAGCGTGCGAAGGCACCGGCCCTGGTGGTCGCGAAGTGGCGGCACTGGGACAACCGGGACGGCTTTCCTCTACTCCACGACCACTGTCTGGTCCTCAACCGGGCGCAGCGCCCGGACGGCTCCTGGTACGCGCTGGACACGGTCCGCCTCTACCAGCACGTGGTGGCGGCCGGGACGCTCTACACCCTCACGATGACGACCGAGGTGTGCGAGGAGCTCGGGCTGGCGACGGTGCCCCGGGAGGTGACGCCGGGCCTGCGCCCCGTGATGGAGGTGGCCGGCGTCGACCAGGAGCTCATCGACTGGTCCTCCACCCGTCGCGAGCAGATGGCGCCGGTGCTGGAGCGCCTCACCGACGAGTACGTCCAGGAGCACAAGCGGCTGCCCGGCGAGCGCGGCCGCCACGGCCTGGGCTGGTGGGCGGCGCAGGACACCCGCCGGGCGAAGAAGACCCCCAAGCCCTTGGAGCAGCTGCGCGCGTGGTGGCGCACCTCCGCGATCCTGCGCTTCGGCAAGGAGATGGTCGACGGGCTGCTGGAGCGGTGCCGTGCGGCCGGGAAGGCGATCCGGGCCCGGGTCGGCCCGGTGGTGGACACCGCGCTCGCCGCCGTCGACGTTGCCGCGATCGTCTTCACCGTCCGCAACTCCTTCGCTCGCCGCCACGTCCTGGCCGAAGCGCGCCGGCACCTGCTGGAGACCCTGCGCGGCCGTGCGTTCACACGCGGCCTGGACGACTACATCGCGGATGCGGCCCTGTCCCGGCACTCCCGTCAGCTCACCGCGCCGCAGAAGGGCCGCCGGGCCCCGGCGCCGGATCAGCTCACCTACACCGCGGACTTCGCCTGGCCGCACCGTTGGTGGATCGCTGGCACCGGCGGCAAGCCGCCGCGGGAGTCGAGCCGCTACGAGCGCGCCCGGGTCGCCAGCCTCGCCCTGCAGAACGCGATCCGCGACGCCCGGATCCTTGCCTCCGCGCGGGACGGAGCGCCGGCCGCGACGGCATCGGCCGCCGCGCGCGATGAAGACCAGAACCACGACCAGGCGGCGCCGCACGCCGTCGACCACCCGGACCGGGACGCCGTCCTCACCCCGGCGCAGCAGGCCGCCGCTGTTCACGCCCACCAGCAGGCCGCGATGCCCGAGGAGTACCTGGAGGGCCGTACGACCGATCCCGCGACGTGGCTGCACACACCGAAGAACCTCGCCCGGCTGGCCGCCTTCACCCAGGCCGCCGAAGCCCGCGCCCGCATCGTCGCGGACGGACCGCAGCCGCAGCAGCCGGCCAAGGATGCCGACGACCCCGCCCGCCAGCAGCAGCACCACACAGCGCAGCCCGATCAGGGCAGGGGAGCGGGCCGGGACCGCTGACGGGGACGCCAATCGGCCAGCGGCTGGCCGATTGGCGACTTCACCCCCGAGGCCCGGCGGACCGGACTGAGAATCGGGGCGTTGGCACCCGGCACGGGAGGAACCTTGACCGACCTGCACGAACCGCTGGAACCGCTGGAGAGCTACCCCGACGAACTGCCCCCGCCCCGCCAGCGCGGCGACGTGAACCTGGTGGGCCTGCTCAGCATGGCCGACGACCTTGCCAAGACCGTGTCGGCGCTCCTCATCCGGGCGAGGTCCTCGGGCTCGGAAGTCCAGATCATGCCCCGGGAGATGATCCAGAAGAATCTGGAAAAGCACGCTGAGGAAGTCCTGGGGAAGGTCGTCTACCTCCAACGCCACGCCCACGCCGCGCTGCTCGGACGGTGCGTGCTCGGCGCGGACTCCAAGGAGGACTGTTCCACCGAGGGCGCCAACCTCCAGCTCAACGTCTGGGATGAGCACACCCGCCGGGACATCGTGGAAGACGGCACCACCGGCTGCGTCGCCCACACCATCGAAGCCGCCCGCCGGACCATGGCCGACCCCGCCAGCGAGAAGATCGTGCTCGCCTTCGTCCGCGACGCCGAAGGACTCGCCGTCTGCCGCGCCCTCGGACTCGGACCGGACGATGCCGAGCAGTTCTTGTACGGCGGCCTCACCCTGCGCCCCGAACACCGCGTCGGCTGACCCTCCCCCTTCCCGCGGCCGCGCCCGGCCGCCAAGCCCCCGCATTGGAGCGCCACGTGCCCTACGAGGCCCGCGATCTGAACCTGACCGATCCGACGAAGGGCTACCTGAACTTCGTCCTCTACACCGAGCCCCAGCGCGGCGCCGCCACATCGTCGCTGAACGCCGTGCTGGACATCGAGGCTCAGCAGACCGTGACACCGCACTTCCAGGAGTGGCTGGGCAGGCTGGTGCGGTGCGAACCGAACGCGATGCACTGCACCCTCGTGCGGTCCACGGACATCCCGACTCTGTTCCACCCGTGCGTCACGGAGGACCCCAGCAGCCCGTCGGCGATCAGCGGCTCAGGCTGCATGTGCCGCCGGACCTTCTACGACCCCGAGTACGGGCTGCCCGTCGTCGGCAAGCACTTCAAGCACGCGGGTGCCGGCGGCACGGACCAGTGGAGCTACACGACGTACGCTCCGCTCGAACTGCGCCCGGACGACGTCTTCAGCCGCTTCCACACCGGCCGCGGTCTGTTCTGGGCCCGGACGGACAAGGGCGTCCTGTCGTTCCTTCCGCAGAGGAACGGCCTGGGCTACGAGATCGGGTACAACGGCGGCGGCCCGCATGCCCTGGCCGCCTACCTCACCCAGGTCGCCACGACGGACGGGCAGCACACGACTGCCGGCGCCCAGTACGAGGATGCGCACCCGGCGATCGTTTCCTGGACGCAGAGCAAGGCGGCGGACCGTGGCACGAACGAGCTGTCGCTCAGCGACCTCGAGGCCATGATGCAGAGCTGACTGCCGTCGCATCCGGGCGCCTCACGGACCAGCCGTCCGTGGGGCGCCCGCGTGTACGCGCGGACCGGCCGCGCTCCGCCTCGCGGGACGCAGGGCGAAGTCGTCGGCGCACCTGCCGGGACGCGATCGACGCGCACGTCCTGGAGGTGACGGTCAGGGGCGAGGGTGCGAGACCACACCCGACTACGGAGGCCCGCATGGTTGAACCGGTCCGGTTGTCCCTCTCGCCGGAGCAGCGTGAGCGCCTGGAGCAGCTCGCCGACGCCGCTCGGCTGCGCATGGCGCTGTACCCGTTGCCGACGTCGCCGCGCGTCCGTGGCCGCTCCCGCTCTCGGCAGTACCCCGGTGGCCGGCCGAACCTGTGGCGCACCGCGCGGGGCCGGCGCCGGGGCTGAGTGGGCACGGTGGAGTCCACCGCGCACCGTGCACGGAGGGGAGTGGAGTCCACGGTGGTGCGGGTCGGCCGGTCCACTCGGTGCGCTCCATCCGGTGGGGGAGTGCGGAACATCCCGGCATCCGGTGCGGTGGTGCGGTGCATCGGGTGCACCGGTGCGGCCACCGACGATGCCGTGCACTCCCACCCGCCGCACCACCGCACCGGCGCGCCGCACTCACCGCACCGGTGCGCCGCACCGCACGTTCCACTGCCGCGCGTCGGAGTGGCCGCCACTCCTGTCCGCTCCACTCGATGTGTGTACGGAGGGTGACGGTGCATCGGATGCGGTGCACTCGATGCACCCCCCTTGACCGGGTGTGCCGCCGGATTCCACCCAGCCCATCGGATGGAAAGCAACCCTTGTCCACCCATGAGTTTCGGCGTGATCTTCGACGTTTCCCCTTGACACACTCCGCTACCACCAGCGAGACGCCCAGCACCGTGCCCTTGATGCCCGGTGCGGTAGGGGAGATCTCTCCCTCCCGGCGCACCGCGCACCGTCACCGTCCGTAGGGGTGGCGCGCGGTGCGGAGGATGCCGTGCATCGCCGCATCGCGGTGCGTTCCACCGGGTGGGAGTGCACGACATCGTCCGCACCGAGTGGAGAGTGGAGGCCACCGTGAAGCGCACCAGGCGTGGGTGGAGTCCACTCGGTGCGCTCCATCGGGTGGGTGGTGCGTTCCATTGCGCGCAACTCAACGCACCATGCGCGCGCCGGTCCGCACCCGCGCGCCACCGCCCCGGCCATCCGATGCGCGTGGCGCGCGCCGCCCGCCGCGTGTCGGCTTCTACGATCCGCGCGTGGGAGAGACCCCGGCACAGAAGGCCGCCAAGGCGGCACGCGGGCAGCAGCCGAAGAAGAGGCCCGGCAAGGCGCAGCGCGAGGCGATCAAGCGGGCGCAGGCGGCGAAGAAGAAGGCGGGCGGCGGGAAGCCGGGCGCGAAGAAGACGGCGGCGAAGAAGACGGTGCCGCTGCCGCGCGGATCGGTGCGGGCCGCCTACCCGGGCACCTGCCCGGCCTGCTTCAAGGACTACGCCAAGGGCGAGGTCATCACGAAGGTGACCGACGGCTGGGGACACCCCGGCTGCGCGCCCCGGAAGCTGTCGGCAGCCGAGCGCGAGTTCGCCCGGAACAAGGCCCGGATCGAGAGCGGCGAGACGTTCCGCGGCCAGAAGCCCTCGGACTGGCGGCGCGGAGCCTCGCCGTCCAGCACCCGGCCCGCCCGCTGAACTCCAGTCGGGAGATGTGGCGTCGGCCACGGACAAACCCGCACGACATGGGGGTGGTCAAGGAGGAATCGGACACCCCCTCTCGCTGATCGTTAGACGACGGTCAAGGGGTGCTTCCTCACGGTGGCCCCGGCCCGCGCGCACATCCGCGTACGGGCCGGATGACTGCCGACCCGGCCCGCAGGCCGGAGAATCCGAGGACACCGTGCCCGCCGACCTCACGCCCGCCCCCGCCTTCGAGCCGCACGAGCCGGCCGACCGCAGCCCCGTTGACGGCGTCGACCAGGCCCCGCCGGCCCCCTCCATGGGCCCCTCCATCGCCCCCTCCACG
This genomic stretch from Streptomyces sp. cg36 harbors:
- the mobF gene encoding MobF family relaxase; protein product: MLSVAKVQRRNAWRYYVRGVAFGDGRRPVGQPLKGALEKAGLPPGVWMGRGLAALGLTAGQTVTERQMELVFGQLRHPDADRIERELLDDGAAPEAARLATVLGQPIEEIEGRKATPLFALDYTFRAQASLIVLWALGDDHTRRVIERAHERAIATALRWLEDEVAETRWSSGRQRAKAPALVVAKWRHWDNRDGFPLLHDHCLVLNRAQRPDGSWYALDTVRLYQHVVAAGTLYTLTMTTEVCEELGLATVPREVTPGLRPVMEVAGVDQELIDWSSTRREQMAPVLERLTDEYVQEHKRLPGERGRHGLGWWAAQDTRRAKKTPKPLEQLRAWWRTSAILRFGKEMVDGLLERCRAAGKAIRARVGPVVDTALAAVDVAAIVFTVRNSFARRHVLAEARRHLLETLRGRAFTRGLDDYIADAALSRHSRQLTAPQKGRRAPAPDQLTYTADFAWPHRWWIAGTGGKPPRESSRYERARVASLALQNAIRDARILASARDGAPAATASAAARDEDQNHDQAAPHAVDHPDRDAVLTPAQQAAAVHAHQQAAMPEEYLEGRTTDPATWLHTPKNLARLAAFTQAAEARARIVADGPQPQQPAKDADDPARQQQHHTAQPDQGRGAGRDR